A genomic segment from Biomphalaria glabrata chromosome 16, xgBioGlab47.1, whole genome shotgun sequence encodes:
- the LOC106064725 gene encoding sodium bicarbonate cotransporter 3-like isoform X6 translates to METKYTLAMPEGTPAQRDLGARREINENTIDSDAFQHRYDAAYIGLRLPKRPRRPHKSKRHHGDKSSAPTLAQSESFSPASLTPSEQIQALLSEAEDQAHSSHDVFCEMDVLYKVGDAYQWKETARWVKYEEDVEEGGMRWSKPHVASLSLHSLFELRSSLTTGACMLEMDANNIQQVADLLIDNLISQKQLEESVRDQVRSAICSQHWFQHQKARRKVSITPEMDGGQAIFRKLSMKRTFSEIGRTLSMRSKNDALNMARLRANPNSQPNLEMMNGDLSESPSSTRLNEHFMRKIPAGAEAANIMVGELDCLNYQVVAFIRLCEGRNIGDITEVPIPSRFMFILFGPPGSQQKNVEIGRSMSTIMVDEVFREVAYKAKNRQDILAGVDEFLDQVTALPPGEWDPKIRIEPPQSVPSQAPRRIPKPQIMDDEEEEEESHCDPTLQRTGRLFGGLIADIKRKLPWYPSDFKDCLHIQCVASVIFLYLATLTPNVTFGGLLGQATEQYMGTMECILTAAITGILYALFSGQPLNILGSTGPMLILEMILFNFCKEQELDFLPFRAWIGLWTAFLLLVVVAFDLSALVRYITRFTEESFASLIAVIFIVEAFKKTLDILQDAPVNFNPDAPLNYTCECFSPNTSDVLVNATGMDFSNITSLNNTIFRFVFGNISDVIPFFTNESYEWLNMSTSTFNWTAMSKKNCSEYGGNFVDVGCNTPHYEPDAFFLSVLLFLGTYVIASMLTNAKTSAFFPTFVRQTLSDFAVLIAIISMVVVDICIGIKTPKLNVPTEFKPSNDARGWFINPFSDKNPVWLIFAAIIPALLAVILIFMDQQITAVIVNRKENKLVKGSGYHLDMFVVAICIVLCSLLGLPWYVAATVSALAHVMSLRKESECTAPGERPVFLGVREQRVTALLVGILSGASVLFTGVLQYIPMAVLYGVFLYMGIAALKGMQFIDRILLFFKPAKYQPDYIYLRHVPINRVHIFTFIQIICLGVLCAIKSIKAVSIVFPVMVLGTCFVRKAMDYIFTQRELKWLDDLMPEATRKAKEDEKKKKLAEQADQEEEEDSDVVHDEHFDKLMEIKVDRMGENKSYNRPINIRRSSLDTDRVNISEEMAKTGIWMQLRRDSKNMVVEAEELNNRHHKKKRHDKSNGRERRTSKTRYNDEMVPLNETKDDTPIIDTNGGAPPTFYMGEEDEDHKV, encoded by the exons ATGGAGACCAAGTACACATTAGCTATGCCTGAAGGCACCCCTGCTCAGAGAGACCTCGGGGCCAGAAgggaaataaatgaaaacacCATTGATTCTGATG ccTTTCAACACAGATACGATGCTGCATATATTGGCCTGCGCTTACCCAAGCGACCACGTCGACCACACAAATCAAAGCGTCATCATGGAGATAAGTCGTCTGCACCAACATTGGCACAATCAGAGTCCTTCTCACCAG cCAGTCTTACTCCCAGTGAACAAATCCAAGCTTTATTAAGTGAGGCAGAAGACCAAGCTCATTCCTCCCACGATGTCTTCTGTGAGATGGACGTCCTGTATAAAGTTGGAGATGCCTACCAATGGAAAGAGACAGCCAG ATGGGTAAAATATGAAGAAGATGTTGAAGAAGGTGGCATGAGATGGTCCAAGCCTCATGTAGCATCATTATCTTTACATTCCTTGTTCGAGTTAAGAAGTAGTTTGACCACTGGGGCCTGCATGCTGGAGATGGATGCCAACAACATTCAACAGGTGGCAG ATCTTTTGATTGACAATCTAATTAGCCAGAAACAGCTAGAGGAATCTGTGAGAGATCAAGTGAGGTCAGCCATTTGCTCTCAGCATTGGTTCCAGCACCAAAAGGCTCGCAGGAAAGTCTCCATCACCCCAGAAATGGATGGTGGCCAGGCTATTTTCAGAAAGCTGTCCATGAAGAGAACATTCTCAGAAATTGGCAGGACACTTTCAATGAGATCTAAAAATG ATGCATTAAACATGGCCAGGCTTCGAGCTAATCCCAACAGCCAGCCTAACCTGGAGATGATGAATGGAGATCTTTCTGAATCACCATCTTCTACCAGA TTGAATGAACATTTTATGAGAAAGATTCCTGCTGGCGCAGAGGCAGCTAACATTATGGTTGGTGAACTTGATTGTCTCAACTATCAA GTGGTGGCTTTTATACGACTGTGTGAAGGTAGAAATATAGGGGACATCACTGAAGTGCCTATTCCCTCCAGGTTTATGTTTATTCTCTTTGGTCCACCTGGAAGTCAACAGAAGAATGTGGAAATTGGCAGGTCCATGTCAACCATCATGGTGGATGAG GTGTTCAGGGAAGTTGCTTACAAAGCTAAAAACAGACAAGACATTCTAGCAGGTGTGGATGAGTTTTTGGACCAGGTGACAGCCCTACCTCCTGGAGAATGGGACCCCAAAATCAGGATAGAACCTCCACAAAGTGTCCCCTCCCAG gCACCACGTAGGATTCCAAAACCACAGATCATGGATGACGAAGAGGAGGAAGAAGAGTCTCACTGTGATCCCACACTTCAGAGAACTGGAAG GTTGTTTGGAGGTTTGATAGCAGACATCAAAAGAAAGCTTCCCTGGTATCCAAGTGATTTTAAAGACTGTCTTCACATCCAGTGTGTTGCATCTGTCATTTTTCTCTACCTGGCTACCTTGACCCCTAATGTCACATTTGGTGGTCTCTTGGGCCAAGCTACCGAGCAGTACATg GGAACAATGGAATGTATTCTGACTGCTGCTATAACTGGAATTCTGTATGCACTGTTTTCTGGCCAGCCTTTGAATATACTGGGAAGTACTGGACCCATGCTGATATTGGAAATGATCTTGTTTAACTTCTGCAA GGAGCAAGAGTTGGATTTCCTTCCCTTCAGAGCCTGGATAGGTCTTTGGACTGCTTTTTTGCTGTTGGTGGTTGTAGCCTTTGACCTTTCTGCTTTAGTCAGATACATTACCAGATTTACAGAAGAGAGTTTTGCCAGTTTGATTGCTGTCATCTTTATTGTGGAGGCTTTCAAGAAGACACTTG ATATTCTTCAGGACGCACCAGTAAATTTCAATCCTGATGCCCCACTGAACTACACATGCGAGTGTTTTTCCCCAAACACTTCAGATGTGCTGGTAAATGCAACAGGCATGGATTTCTCAAATATCACAAGCTTGAACAACACCATCTTCAGATTTGTTTTTGGTAACATCTCAGATGTCATCCCTTTCT TCACCAATGAGTCATATGAGTGGCTAAATATGTCAACTTCGACCTTCAACTGGACAGCCATGAGCAAAAAGAACTGCTCTGAATATGGAGGAAACTTTGTTGATGTTGGTTGCAATACTCCTCACTATGAGCCTGACGCCTTCTTCCTTTCAGTGTTGCTATTTTTAGGCACATACGTTATTGCCTCTATGTTGACCAATGCCAAGACCAGTGCCTTCTTCCCCACATTT GTACGACAAACTCTGAGTGACTTTGCTGTCCTTATTGCCATCATCAGCATGGTTGTTGTTGATATCTGCATTGGAATCAAAACACCGAAATTAAATGTGCCAACAGAGTTCAAG CCAAGCAATGATGCTAGAGGCTGGTTTATCAACCCTTTCTCTGACAAGAACCCAGTCTGGTTAATTTTTGCTGCAATAATCCCTGCACTCCTGGCTGTCATCTTGATCTTTATGGACCAACAGATCACAGCAGTCATTGTTAACAGAAAAGAGAATAAACTGGTG AAAGGTAGTGGCTACCATCTTGATATGTTTGTTGTGGCTATCTGCATTGTTTTATGTTCCTTGTTGGGCTTGCCTTGGTACGTGGCCGCCACTGTCTCAGCCTTAGCCCATGTCATGAGTTTAAGGAAAGAGTCTGAGTGTACTGCCCCTGGAGAGAGACCAGTGTTCTTAGGAGTCAG AGAGCAGAGAGTGACGGCTCTTTTGGTTGGTATCCTAAGTGGTGCCTCTGTCTTGTTTACTGGTGTCTTGCAATACATTCCAATGGCTGTTTTGTATGGTGTCTTCCTGTACATGGGTATTGCAGCTTTGAAGGGAATGCAG TTTATCGACAGAATCTTGCTGTTCTTTAAACCAGCCAAGTACCAGCCTGACTACATCTATCTCAGACATGTCCCTATCAACCGAGTCCACATCTTCACTTTCATTCAGATCATATGTCTGGGAGTGCTGTGTGCCATCAAGTCGATCAAAGCTGTCTCCATTGTCTTCCCTGTCATG GTTCTTGGAACTTGTTTTGTGCGCAAAGCCATGGACTACATCTTCACACAGAGAGAACTTAAGTGGCTGGATGATTTGATGCCTGAGGCTACCAGGAAGGCTAAAGAGgatgaaaagaagaagaaattagCAGAGCAGGCAGATCAAGAAGAGGAAGAG GACTCTGATGTTGTCCACGATGAGCACTTCGACAAACTGATGGAGATCAAAGTTGACAGAATGGGAGAGAACAAGAGCTACAACAGGCCTATCAATATCAG ACGCTCGTCACTTGATACGGATCGTGTCAACATCAGCGAGGAGATGGCAAAGACGGGTATCTGGATGCAGTTGAGGAGAGATTCCAAGAATATGGTGGTTGAAGCTGAGGAATTGAATAATAG GCATCACAAGAAAAAGCGCCATGACAAATCTAATGGCAGAGAGCGCAGGACCAGCAAGACACGATACAATGATGAGATGGTGCCCCTGAATGAGACCAAGGATGATACCCCCATCATTGATACCAACGGAGGGGCTCCACCAACATTCTACATGGGGGAAGAGGATGAAGACCATAAAGTCTAA
- the LOC106064725 gene encoding electroneutral sodium bicarbonate exchanger 1-like isoform X5, translating to METKYTLAMPEGTPAQRDLGARREINENTIDSDAFQHRYDAAYIGLRLPKRPRRPHKSKRHHGDKSSAPTLAQSESFSPETLQIQLVTASLTPSEQIQALLSEAEDQAHSSHDVFCEMDVLYKVGDAYQWKETARWVKYEEDVEEGGMRWSKPHVASLSLHSLFELRSSLTTGACMLEMDANNIQQVADLLIDNLISQKQLEESVRDQVRSAICSQHWFQHQKARRKVSITPEMDGGQAIFRKLSMKRTFSEIGRTLSMRSKNDALNMARLRANPNSQPNLEMMNGDLSESPSSTRINRQNSLLAKLNEHFMRKIPAGAEAANIMVGELDCLNYQVVAFIRLCEGRNIGDITEVPIPSRFMFILFGPPGSQQKNVEIGRSMSTIMVDEVFREVAYKAKNRQDILAGVDEFLDQVTALPPGEWDPKIRIEPPQSVPSQAPRRIPKPQIMDDEEEEEESHCDPTLQRTGRLFGGLIADIKRKLPWYPSDFKDCLHIQCVASVIFLYLATLTPNVTFGGLLGQATEQYMGTMECILTAAITGILYALFSGQPLNILGSTGPMLILEMILFNFCKEQELDFLPFRAWIGLWTAFLLLVVVAFDLSALVRYITRFTEESFASLIAVIFIVEAFKKTLDILQDAPVNFNPDAPLNYTCECFSPNTSDVLVNATGMDFSNITSLNNTIFRFVFGNISDVIPFFTNESYEWLNMSTSTFNWTAMSKKNCSEYGGNFVDVGCNTPHYEPDAFFLSVLLFLGTYVIASMLTNAKTSAFFPTFVRQTLSDFAVLIAIISMVVVDICIGIKTPKLNVPTEFKPSNDARGWFINPFSDKNPVWLIFAAIIPALLAVILIFMDQQITAVIVNRKENKLVKGSGYHLDMFVVAICIVLCSLLGLPWYVAATVSALAHVMSLRKESECTAPGERPVFLGVREQRVTALLVGILSGASVLFTGVLQYIPMAVLYGVFLYMGIAALKGMQFIDRILLFFKPAKYQPDYIYLRHVPINRVHIFTFIQIICLGVLCAIKSIKAVSIVFPVMVLGTCFVRKAMDYIFTQRELKWLDDLMPEATRKAKEDEKKKKLAEQADQEEEEDSDVVHDEHFDKLMEIKVDRMGENKSYNRPINIRHHKKKRHDKSNGRERRTSKTRYNDEMVPLNETKDDTPIIDTNGGAPPTFYMGEEDEDHKV from the exons ATGGAGACCAAGTACACATTAGCTATGCCTGAAGGCACCCCTGCTCAGAGAGACCTCGGGGCCAGAAgggaaataaatgaaaacacCATTGATTCTGATG ccTTTCAACACAGATACGATGCTGCATATATTGGCCTGCGCTTACCCAAGCGACCACGTCGACCACACAAATCAAAGCGTCATCATGGAGATAAGTCGTCTGCACCAACATTGGCACAATCAGAGTCCTTCTCACCAG AAACTTTGCAGATACAATTAGTCACAG cCAGTCTTACTCCCAGTGAACAAATCCAAGCTTTATTAAGTGAGGCAGAAGACCAAGCTCATTCCTCCCACGATGTCTTCTGTGAGATGGACGTCCTGTATAAAGTTGGAGATGCCTACCAATGGAAAGAGACAGCCAG ATGGGTAAAATATGAAGAAGATGTTGAAGAAGGTGGCATGAGATGGTCCAAGCCTCATGTAGCATCATTATCTTTACATTCCTTGTTCGAGTTAAGAAGTAGTTTGACCACTGGGGCCTGCATGCTGGAGATGGATGCCAACAACATTCAACAGGTGGCAG ATCTTTTGATTGACAATCTAATTAGCCAGAAACAGCTAGAGGAATCTGTGAGAGATCAAGTGAGGTCAGCCATTTGCTCTCAGCATTGGTTCCAGCACCAAAAGGCTCGCAGGAAAGTCTCCATCACCCCAGAAATGGATGGTGGCCAGGCTATTTTCAGAAAGCTGTCCATGAAGAGAACATTCTCAGAAATTGGCAGGACACTTTCAATGAGATCTAAAAATG ATGCATTAAACATGGCCAGGCTTCGAGCTAATCCCAACAGCCAGCCTAACCTGGAGATGATGAATGGAGATCTTTCTGAATCACCATCTTCTACCAGA ATCAACAGACAAAACAGTCTTTTGGCTAAG TTGAATGAACATTTTATGAGAAAGATTCCTGCTGGCGCAGAGGCAGCTAACATTATGGTTGGTGAACTTGATTGTCTCAACTATCAA GTGGTGGCTTTTATACGACTGTGTGAAGGTAGAAATATAGGGGACATCACTGAAGTGCCTATTCCCTCCAGGTTTATGTTTATTCTCTTTGGTCCACCTGGAAGTCAACAGAAGAATGTGGAAATTGGCAGGTCCATGTCAACCATCATGGTGGATGAG GTGTTCAGGGAAGTTGCTTACAAAGCTAAAAACAGACAAGACATTCTAGCAGGTGTGGATGAGTTTTTGGACCAGGTGACAGCCCTACCTCCTGGAGAATGGGACCCCAAAATCAGGATAGAACCTCCACAAAGTGTCCCCTCCCAG gCACCACGTAGGATTCCAAAACCACAGATCATGGATGACGAAGAGGAGGAAGAAGAGTCTCACTGTGATCCCACACTTCAGAGAACTGGAAG GTTGTTTGGAGGTTTGATAGCAGACATCAAAAGAAAGCTTCCCTGGTATCCAAGTGATTTTAAAGACTGTCTTCACATCCAGTGTGTTGCATCTGTCATTTTTCTCTACCTGGCTACCTTGACCCCTAATGTCACATTTGGTGGTCTCTTGGGCCAAGCTACCGAGCAGTACATg GGAACAATGGAATGTATTCTGACTGCTGCTATAACTGGAATTCTGTATGCACTGTTTTCTGGCCAGCCTTTGAATATACTGGGAAGTACTGGACCCATGCTGATATTGGAAATGATCTTGTTTAACTTCTGCAA GGAGCAAGAGTTGGATTTCCTTCCCTTCAGAGCCTGGATAGGTCTTTGGACTGCTTTTTTGCTGTTGGTGGTTGTAGCCTTTGACCTTTCTGCTTTAGTCAGATACATTACCAGATTTACAGAAGAGAGTTTTGCCAGTTTGATTGCTGTCATCTTTATTGTGGAGGCTTTCAAGAAGACACTTG ATATTCTTCAGGACGCACCAGTAAATTTCAATCCTGATGCCCCACTGAACTACACATGCGAGTGTTTTTCCCCAAACACTTCAGATGTGCTGGTAAATGCAACAGGCATGGATTTCTCAAATATCACAAGCTTGAACAACACCATCTTCAGATTTGTTTTTGGTAACATCTCAGATGTCATCCCTTTCT TCACCAATGAGTCATATGAGTGGCTAAATATGTCAACTTCGACCTTCAACTGGACAGCCATGAGCAAAAAGAACTGCTCTGAATATGGAGGAAACTTTGTTGATGTTGGTTGCAATACTCCTCACTATGAGCCTGACGCCTTCTTCCTTTCAGTGTTGCTATTTTTAGGCACATACGTTATTGCCTCTATGTTGACCAATGCCAAGACCAGTGCCTTCTTCCCCACATTT GTACGACAAACTCTGAGTGACTTTGCTGTCCTTATTGCCATCATCAGCATGGTTGTTGTTGATATCTGCATTGGAATCAAAACACCGAAATTAAATGTGCCAACAGAGTTCAAG CCAAGCAATGATGCTAGAGGCTGGTTTATCAACCCTTTCTCTGACAAGAACCCAGTCTGGTTAATTTTTGCTGCAATAATCCCTGCACTCCTGGCTGTCATCTTGATCTTTATGGACCAACAGATCACAGCAGTCATTGTTAACAGAAAAGAGAATAAACTGGTG AAAGGTAGTGGCTACCATCTTGATATGTTTGTTGTGGCTATCTGCATTGTTTTATGTTCCTTGTTGGGCTTGCCTTGGTACGTGGCCGCCACTGTCTCAGCCTTAGCCCATGTCATGAGTTTAAGGAAAGAGTCTGAGTGTACTGCCCCTGGAGAGAGACCAGTGTTCTTAGGAGTCAG AGAGCAGAGAGTGACGGCTCTTTTGGTTGGTATCCTAAGTGGTGCCTCTGTCTTGTTTACTGGTGTCTTGCAATACATTCCAATGGCTGTTTTGTATGGTGTCTTCCTGTACATGGGTATTGCAGCTTTGAAGGGAATGCAG TTTATCGACAGAATCTTGCTGTTCTTTAAACCAGCCAAGTACCAGCCTGACTACATCTATCTCAGACATGTCCCTATCAACCGAGTCCACATCTTCACTTTCATTCAGATCATATGTCTGGGAGTGCTGTGTGCCATCAAGTCGATCAAAGCTGTCTCCATTGTCTTCCCTGTCATG GTTCTTGGAACTTGTTTTGTGCGCAAAGCCATGGACTACATCTTCACACAGAGAGAACTTAAGTGGCTGGATGATTTGATGCCTGAGGCTACCAGGAAGGCTAAAGAGgatgaaaagaagaagaaattagCAGAGCAGGCAGATCAAGAAGAGGAAGAG GACTCTGATGTTGTCCACGATGAGCACTTCGACAAACTGATGGAGATCAAAGTTGACAGAATGGGAGAGAACAAGAGCTACAACAGGCCTATCAATATCAG GCATCACAAGAAAAAGCGCCATGACAAATCTAATGGCAGAGAGCGCAGGACCAGCAAGACACGATACAATGATGAGATGGTGCCCCTGAATGAGACCAAGGATGATACCCCCATCATTGATACCAACGGAGGGGCTCCACCAACATTCTACATGGGGGAAGAGGATGAAGACCATAAAGTCTAA
- the LOC106064725 gene encoding sodium bicarbonate cotransporter 3-like isoform X2, translating to METKYTLAMPEGTPAQRDLGARREINENTIDSDAFQHRYDAAYIGLRLPKRPRRPHKSKRHHGDKSSAPTLAQSESFSPGLPGFFNSSSLTPSEQIQALLSEAEDQAHSSHDVFCEMDVLYKVGDAYQWKETARWVKYEEDVEEGGMRWSKPHVASLSLHSLFELRSSLTTGACMLEMDANNIQQVADLLIDNLISQKQLEESVRDQVRSAICSQHWFQHQKARRKVSITPEMDGGQAIFRKLSMKRTFSEIGRTLSMRSKNDALNMARLRANPNSQPNLEMMNGDLSESPSSTRINRQNSLLAKLNEHFMRKIPAGAEAANIMVGELDCLNYQVVAFIRLCEGRNIGDITEVPIPSRFMFILFGPPGSQQKNVEIGRSMSTIMVDEVFREVAYKAKNRQDILAGVDEFLDQVTALPPGEWDPKIRIEPPQSVPSQAPRRIPKPQIMDDEEEEEESHCDPTLQRTGRLFGGLIADIKRKLPWYPSDFKDCLHIQCVASVIFLYLATLTPNVTFGGLLGQATEQYMGTMECILTAAITGILYALFSGQPLNILGSTGPMLILEMILFNFCKEQELDFLPFRAWIGLWTAFLLLVVVAFDLSALVRYITRFTEESFASLIAVIFIVEAFKKTLDILQDAPVNFNPDAPLNYTCECFSPNTSDVLVNATGMDFSNITSLNNTIFRFVFGNISDVIPFFTNESYEWLNMSTSTFNWTAMSKKNCSEYGGNFVDVGCNTPHYEPDAFFLSVLLFLGTYVIASMLTNAKTSAFFPTFVRQTLSDFAVLIAIISMVVVDICIGIKTPKLNVPTEFKPSNDARGWFINPFSDKNPVWLIFAAIIPALLAVILIFMDQQITAVIVNRKENKLVKGSGYHLDMFVVAICIVLCSLLGLPWYVAATVSALAHVMSLRKESECTAPGERPVFLGVREQRVTALLVGILSGASVLFTGVLQYIPMAVLYGVFLYMGIAALKGMQFIDRILLFFKPAKYQPDYIYLRHVPINRVHIFTFIQIICLGVLCAIKSIKAVSIVFPVMVLGTCFVRKAMDYIFTQRELKWLDDLMPEATRKAKEDEKKKKLAEQADQEEEEDSDVVHDEHFDKLMEIKVDRMGENKSYNRPINIRRSSLDTDRVNISEEMAKTGIWMQLRRDSKNMVVEAEELNNRHHKKKRHDKSNGRERRTSKTRYNDEMVPLNETKDDTPIIDTNGGAPPTFYMGEEDEDHKV from the exons ATGGAGACCAAGTACACATTAGCTATGCCTGAAGGCACCCCTGCTCAGAGAGACCTCGGGGCCAGAAgggaaataaatgaaaacacCATTGATTCTGATG ccTTTCAACACAGATACGATGCTGCATATATTGGCCTGCGCTTACCCAAGCGACCACGTCGACCACACAAATCAAAGCGTCATCATGGAGATAAGTCGTCTGCACCAACATTGGCACAATCAGAGTCCTTCTCACCAG GTCTACCAGGTTTCTTCAACAGCT cCAGTCTTACTCCCAGTGAACAAATCCAAGCTTTATTAAGTGAGGCAGAAGACCAAGCTCATTCCTCCCACGATGTCTTCTGTGAGATGGACGTCCTGTATAAAGTTGGAGATGCCTACCAATGGAAAGAGACAGCCAG ATGGGTAAAATATGAAGAAGATGTTGAAGAAGGTGGCATGAGATGGTCCAAGCCTCATGTAGCATCATTATCTTTACATTCCTTGTTCGAGTTAAGAAGTAGTTTGACCACTGGGGCCTGCATGCTGGAGATGGATGCCAACAACATTCAACAGGTGGCAG ATCTTTTGATTGACAATCTAATTAGCCAGAAACAGCTAGAGGAATCTGTGAGAGATCAAGTGAGGTCAGCCATTTGCTCTCAGCATTGGTTCCAGCACCAAAAGGCTCGCAGGAAAGTCTCCATCACCCCAGAAATGGATGGTGGCCAGGCTATTTTCAGAAAGCTGTCCATGAAGAGAACATTCTCAGAAATTGGCAGGACACTTTCAATGAGATCTAAAAATG ATGCATTAAACATGGCCAGGCTTCGAGCTAATCCCAACAGCCAGCCTAACCTGGAGATGATGAATGGAGATCTTTCTGAATCACCATCTTCTACCAGA ATCAACAGACAAAACAGTCTTTTGGCTAAG TTGAATGAACATTTTATGAGAAAGATTCCTGCTGGCGCAGAGGCAGCTAACATTATGGTTGGTGAACTTGATTGTCTCAACTATCAA GTGGTGGCTTTTATACGACTGTGTGAAGGTAGAAATATAGGGGACATCACTGAAGTGCCTATTCCCTCCAGGTTTATGTTTATTCTCTTTGGTCCACCTGGAAGTCAACAGAAGAATGTGGAAATTGGCAGGTCCATGTCAACCATCATGGTGGATGAG GTGTTCAGGGAAGTTGCTTACAAAGCTAAAAACAGACAAGACATTCTAGCAGGTGTGGATGAGTTTTTGGACCAGGTGACAGCCCTACCTCCTGGAGAATGGGACCCCAAAATCAGGATAGAACCTCCACAAAGTGTCCCCTCCCAG gCACCACGTAGGATTCCAAAACCACAGATCATGGATGACGAAGAGGAGGAAGAAGAGTCTCACTGTGATCCCACACTTCAGAGAACTGGAAG GTTGTTTGGAGGTTTGATAGCAGACATCAAAAGAAAGCTTCCCTGGTATCCAAGTGATTTTAAAGACTGTCTTCACATCCAGTGTGTTGCATCTGTCATTTTTCTCTACCTGGCTACCTTGACCCCTAATGTCACATTTGGTGGTCTCTTGGGCCAAGCTACCGAGCAGTACATg GGAACAATGGAATGTATTCTGACTGCTGCTATAACTGGAATTCTGTATGCACTGTTTTCTGGCCAGCCTTTGAATATACTGGGAAGTACTGGACCCATGCTGATATTGGAAATGATCTTGTTTAACTTCTGCAA GGAGCAAGAGTTGGATTTCCTTCCCTTCAGAGCCTGGATAGGTCTTTGGACTGCTTTTTTGCTGTTGGTGGTTGTAGCCTTTGACCTTTCTGCTTTAGTCAGATACATTACCAGATTTACAGAAGAGAGTTTTGCCAGTTTGATTGCTGTCATCTTTATTGTGGAGGCTTTCAAGAAGACACTTG ATATTCTTCAGGACGCACCAGTAAATTTCAATCCTGATGCCCCACTGAACTACACATGCGAGTGTTTTTCCCCAAACACTTCAGATGTGCTGGTAAATGCAACAGGCATGGATTTCTCAAATATCACAAGCTTGAACAACACCATCTTCAGATTTGTTTTTGGTAACATCTCAGATGTCATCCCTTTCT TCACCAATGAGTCATATGAGTGGCTAAATATGTCAACTTCGACCTTCAACTGGACAGCCATGAGCAAAAAGAACTGCTCTGAATATGGAGGAAACTTTGTTGATGTTGGTTGCAATACTCCTCACTATGAGCCTGACGCCTTCTTCCTTTCAGTGTTGCTATTTTTAGGCACATACGTTATTGCCTCTATGTTGACCAATGCCAAGACCAGTGCCTTCTTCCCCACATTT GTACGACAAACTCTGAGTGACTTTGCTGTCCTTATTGCCATCATCAGCATGGTTGTTGTTGATATCTGCATTGGAATCAAAACACCGAAATTAAATGTGCCAACAGAGTTCAAG CCAAGCAATGATGCTAGAGGCTGGTTTATCAACCCTTTCTCTGACAAGAACCCAGTCTGGTTAATTTTTGCTGCAATAATCCCTGCACTCCTGGCTGTCATCTTGATCTTTATGGACCAACAGATCACAGCAGTCATTGTTAACAGAAAAGAGAATAAACTGGTG AAAGGTAGTGGCTACCATCTTGATATGTTTGTTGTGGCTATCTGCATTGTTTTATGTTCCTTGTTGGGCTTGCCTTGGTACGTGGCCGCCACTGTCTCAGCCTTAGCCCATGTCATGAGTTTAAGGAAAGAGTCTGAGTGTACTGCCCCTGGAGAGAGACCAGTGTTCTTAGGAGTCAG AGAGCAGAGAGTGACGGCTCTTTTGGTTGGTATCCTAAGTGGTGCCTCTGTCTTGTTTACTGGTGTCTTGCAATACATTCCAATGGCTGTTTTGTATGGTGTCTTCCTGTACATGGGTATTGCAGCTTTGAAGGGAATGCAG TTTATCGACAGAATCTTGCTGTTCTTTAAACCAGCCAAGTACCAGCCTGACTACATCTATCTCAGACATGTCCCTATCAACCGAGTCCACATCTTCACTTTCATTCAGATCATATGTCTGGGAGTGCTGTGTGCCATCAAGTCGATCAAAGCTGTCTCCATTGTCTTCCCTGTCATG GTTCTTGGAACTTGTTTTGTGCGCAAAGCCATGGACTACATCTTCACACAGAGAGAACTTAAGTGGCTGGATGATTTGATGCCTGAGGCTACCAGGAAGGCTAAAGAGgatgaaaagaagaagaaattagCAGAGCAGGCAGATCAAGAAGAGGAAGAG GACTCTGATGTTGTCCACGATGAGCACTTCGACAAACTGATGGAGATCAAAGTTGACAGAATGGGAGAGAACAAGAGCTACAACAGGCCTATCAATATCAG ACGCTCGTCACTTGATACGGATCGTGTCAACATCAGCGAGGAGATGGCAAAGACGGGTATCTGGATGCAGTTGAGGAGAGATTCCAAGAATATGGTGGTTGAAGCTGAGGAATTGAATAATAG GCATCACAAGAAAAAGCGCCATGACAAATCTAATGGCAGAGAGCGCAGGACCAGCAAGACACGATACAATGATGAGATGGTGCCCCTGAATGAGACCAAGGATGATACCCCCATCATTGATACCAACGGAGGGGCTCCACCAACATTCTACATGGGGGAAGAGGATGAAGACCATAAAGTCTAA